Proteins encoded together in one Impatiens glandulifera chromosome 1, dImpGla2.1, whole genome shotgun sequence window:
- the LOC124922490 gene encoding peptidyl-prolyl cis-trans isomerase FKBP16-3, chloroplastic, protein MASSLLLPVGCAFSRNFKAKHSANVGTKSRSVVVVQCSSSSSRTDRVCRRGLIGFITMFGASSHLLYSKEEDVAAEGAGLPPEEKPRLCDDDCEKDLENVAMVTTESGLQYKDIKVGAGPNPPIGFQVAANYVAMVPSGQIFDSSLEKRQLYIFRVGSGQVIKGLDEGILSMKVGGKRRIYIPGPLAFPKGLTSAPGRPRVAPNSPVVFDVSLEYIPGLEEEEEE, encoded by the exons ATGGCTTCCTCTCTCCTGCTTCCAGTGG gttgtgcattttctagAAATTTTAAAGCTAAGCATTCTGCAAATGTGGGAACCAAGTCCAGGAGTGTAGTAGTTGTGCaatgttcatcttcttcttcaagaacTGATAGGGTTTGTCGAAGGGGATTGATAGGGTTCATCACTATGTTTGGTGCTTCAAGTCACTTGCTCTATTCTAAGGAGGAGGATGTTGCAGCTGAAGGAGCTGGCCTGCCTCCAGAGGAAAAACCGAGACTATGTGATGATGATTGCGAGAAAGATCTTGAAAAT GTAGCAATGGTAACTACAGAATCTGGGCTGCAGTATAAGGACATTAAGGTTGGTGCAGGACCTAATCCACCAATTGGTTTTCAG GTAGCAGCAAATTATGTTGCCATGGTACCATCTGGGCAGATATTCGATAG TTCGCTAGAGAAACGACAGCTCTATATCTTCAGGGTTGGGTCTGGTCAG GTGATTAAGGGACTTGATGAAGGGATTCTCAGTATGAAAGTTGGAGGAAAAAGAAGAATTTATATTCCAGGGCCA ttGGCATTTCCGAAAGGTTTGACTTCGGCCCCTGGAAGGCCACGAGTGGCTCCAAATAGCCCGGTTGTTTTCGACGTGAGTTTGGAGTATATACCAGGTcttgaagaagaggaagaagagtaG
- the LOC124922489 gene encoding uncharacterized protein LOC124922489 yields MSCLQAIACLPSLNKNSTLNRGYRLPKASLRLTPKASLRLTNAVSVHKRFGPVCLFGDKKKPDNPSEASSSPWKNIENAMGRLKKEQSIEDLLRQQIDKQEYFPDNDGNKGGNSPGGGGGGGGGGGSSGESEEGGIAGIVDEFVQVILATLGFIFLYIYIIEAEDITRLFQDMIKFIFSGKKSIRLKRLFLECGSFYQNVTRKEEVVVVENWLETAILQTPTMYDSIEKYEYILKSYMKSKSDD; encoded by the exons ATGAGTTGCCTTCAAGCAATTGCTTGCTTACCATCTTTGAATAAGAACAGTACACTTAATCGTGGTTATCGACTCCCCAAAGCATCGTTAAGACTGACCCCCAAAGCATCGTTAAGGCTGACGAATGCTGTCTCGGTTCATAAGCGATTTGGGCCTGTTTGCTTATTTGGTGACAAAAAGAAACCAGACAATCCCAGCGAG GCATCATCATCTCCTTGGAAGAATATAGAGAATGCAATGGGAAGGCTGAAGAAGGAACAATCAATAGAAGATTTACTTAGGCAACAGATCGATAAACAAGAGTACTTTCCTGATAATGATGGAAATAAGGGTGGAAACAGTcctggtggtggtggtggtggaggtggCGGCGGTGGAAGCTCTGGGGAGTCAGAGGAAGGTGGCATTGCTGGGATAGTGGATGAATTTGTGCAAGTGATTTTGGCAACTCTGGGTTTTATATTTCTG TATATTTACATAATAGAAGCAGAGGACATAACTCGGTTATTCCAAGACATGATCAAATTCATCTTCAGTGGAAAGAAGAGTATTAGACTCAAGCGCTTGTTCCTCGAATGTGGTTCATTTTATCAGAACGTGACCCGTAAGGAGGAGGTGGTAGTAGTCGAAAATTGGCTGGAAACCGCTATTTTGCAGACGCCCACAATGTATGACAGCATCGAGAAATACGAGTACATCCTTAAGTCCTATATGAAATCAAAATCTGATGACTGA
- the LOC124922494 gene encoding CASP-like protein 1B2 has product MAEGGESKIESSQVKETTKCKNWIVPFLRLICFSATASATLVMALNKQTRTIVVATIGSSPITATITAKFQHTPAFVFFVIANGIASLHNLLILSITFGNLLSFKIFQAQYLIIAILDMINVALVSGGASAAAFMGELGKNGNKHTMWNKICDKFDTFCDHAGGALIASFAGLLLLIVISALSIAKLRTLEFPPKKSVAP; this is encoded by the exons ATGGCTGAAGGAGGCGAATCAAAGATAGAAAGCAGTCAAGTTAAAGAAACAACAAAATGCAAGAATTGGATAGTTCCATTCCTTAGATTGATATGTTTTTCCGCAACTGCCTCAGCGACATTAGTTATGGCCTTAAATAAGCAAACTAGAACTATTGTTGTCGCCACCATCGGAAGTTCCCCTATAACTGCCACTATTACTGCCAAGTTTCAACACACGCCAGCCTTTGT CTTCTTTGTGATAGCTAATGGCATTGCTAGTCTTCATAACTTATTGATCCTATCAATAACTTTTGGAAACTTACTGAGTTTCAAGATCTTTCAGGCTCAGTATCTAATCATTGCAATTCTAGACATG aTTAATGTAGCACTGGTATCAGGAGGGGCTAGTGCAGCAGCTTTCATGGGTGAATTGGGGAAGAATGGGAATAAACATACCATGTGGAACAAGATTTGCGACAAATTTGATACCTTCTGTGACCATGCTGGTGGTGCATTAATTGCCTCCTTTGCCGGGCTTCTTCTGTTAATTGTCATCTCGGCTTTATCTATTGCTAAACTCCGAACCCTCGAATTTCCTCCTAAGAAGTCTGTTGCTCCCTGA
- the LOC124922493 gene encoding DNA polymerase I, thermostable-like isoform X1, with the protein MSSWHAISSFFISRPMLPFSTRNSFMIHRSETTLCCLKNPIRAHSSLLHFIKAYRKLYGSSNSNIFATSGSTPRNLRVRHRSDAIATQGEGFENTRSKDKSMISDSSNGRVMLIDGTSIIYRSYYKLIARLHHGYLPLADGNGDWVLTISTALTLILDVLAFNPSHVAVVFDHDGTPFGQTSASSKQSFIAKGLNFRHTMYPAYKSNRPPTPDTIVQGLQYLKASIKAMAIKVIEVPGVEADDVIGTLAVRSVDAGFKVRVVSPDKDFFQILSPSLRLLRIAPRGFEMVSYGMEDYAKKFGTLKPSQFVDVVSLVGDKSDNIPGIHGIGYVHAVQLITKFGSLENLLQHVDLVEEERIRKYLIENADQAILSKNLAQLRSDLPFYMVPFAIDDLVFKKPEDDGENFRNLLTAISAYAEGFSADSVVKRATHLWKKLER; encoded by the exons ATGAGCTCATGGCATGCAATCTCTTCTTTCTTTATCTCTAGACCTATGCTGCCTTTCTCCACCAGGAATTCCTTCATGATCCATAGATCGGAAACTACGTTATGTTGTCTCAAGAACCCCATTCGAGCTCATTCCTCACTCTTACACTTCATAAAG GCTTACAGAAAGCTTTATGGCAGCTCGAATTCCAATATTTTCGCAACTTCTGGTTCAACGCCCAGAAATTTGAGAGTACGTCATCGAAGCGATGCAATAGCTACTCAGGGTGAAGGTTTTGAAAACACTAGGTCCAAGGATAAATCAATGATATCTGATTCTTCAAATGGTAGAGTTATGCTTATTGACGGGACATCAATTATTTATAGATCCTACTACAAGCTTATCG CAAGATTGCATCATGGCTACTTGCCACTTGCTGATGGAAATGGGGATTGGGTCCTGACCATATCCACCGCTTTAACCCTT ATACTAGATGTTCTTGCATTTAACCCTTCACATGTAGCT GTGGTGTTTGATCATGATG GAACTCCATTTGGTCAAACTTCTGCTTCCTCCAAACAAAGTTTTATAGCAAAAG GTCTAAATTTTCGCCATACGATGTACCCTGCATACAAGAGCAATCGCCCCCCTACACCTGATACCATAGTTCAGGGACTTCAGTACTTGAAAGCATCTATCAAAGCTATGGCTATCAAGGTCATTGAG GTTCCAGGAGTTGAAGCCGATGATGTTATTGGGACATTGGCTGTAAGAAGTGTTGATGCAGGGTTTAAG GTACGAGTTGTATCTCCTGACAAAGATTTCTTCCAGATACTTTCTCCTTCATTGCGTCTTCTACGAATTGCACCACGTGGATTTGA GATGGTTTCCTATGGAATGGAGGATTACGCAAAGAAATTTGGAACATTAAAACCTTCCCAATTTGTTGATGTCGTATCACTTGTTGGTGACAAATCTGATAATATACCAG GAATTCATGGAATTGGATATGTTCATGCTGTGCAGTTGATCACAAAATTTG GCTCACTGGAGAATTTGTTACAACATGTTGATCTTGTTGAGGAAGAACGTATTAGAAAG TACTTGATTGAAAATGCTGATCAGGCCATCCTGAGCAAGAATTTG GCTCAGCTGCGGTCAGACCTTCCATTTTACATGGTTCCATTTGCTATAGATGATCTTGTTTTTAAGAAGCCTGAG GATGACGGTGAAAACTTTAGGAATCTCTTGACGGCTATCAGTGCGTATGCAGAAGGATTCTCAGCTGATTCCGTTGTTAAAAGAGCCACCCATTTGTGGAAAAAGCTTGAAAGATGA
- the LOC124922493 gene encoding DNA polymerase I, thermostable-like isoform X2, with amino-acid sequence MSSWHAISSFFISRPMLPFSTRNSFMIHRSETTLCCLKNPIRAHSSLLHFIKAYRKLYGSSNSNIFATSGSTPRNLRVRHRSDAIATQGEGFENTRSKDKSMISDSSNGRVMLIDGTSIIYRSYYKLIARLHHGYLPLADGNGDWVLTISTALTLILDVLAFNPSHVAVVFDHDGTPFGQTSASSKQSFIAKGLNFRHTMYPAYKSNRPPTPDTIVQGLQYLKASIKAMAIKVIEVPGVEADDVIGTLAVRSVDAGFKVRVVSPDKDFFQILSPSLRLLRIAPRGFEMVSYGMEDYAKKFGTLKPSQFVDVVSLVGDKSDNIPGIHGIGYVHAVQLITKFGSLENLLQHVDLVEEERIRKAQLRSDLPFYMVPFAIDDLVFKKPEDDGENFRNLLTAISAYAEGFSADSVVKRATHLWKKLER; translated from the exons ATGAGCTCATGGCATGCAATCTCTTCTTTCTTTATCTCTAGACCTATGCTGCCTTTCTCCACCAGGAATTCCTTCATGATCCATAGATCGGAAACTACGTTATGTTGTCTCAAGAACCCCATTCGAGCTCATTCCTCACTCTTACACTTCATAAAG GCTTACAGAAAGCTTTATGGCAGCTCGAATTCCAATATTTTCGCAACTTCTGGTTCAACGCCCAGAAATTTGAGAGTACGTCATCGAAGCGATGCAATAGCTACTCAGGGTGAAGGTTTTGAAAACACTAGGTCCAAGGATAAATCAATGATATCTGATTCTTCAAATGGTAGAGTTATGCTTATTGACGGGACATCAATTATTTATAGATCCTACTACAAGCTTATCG CAAGATTGCATCATGGCTACTTGCCACTTGCTGATGGAAATGGGGATTGGGTCCTGACCATATCCACCGCTTTAACCCTT ATACTAGATGTTCTTGCATTTAACCCTTCACATGTAGCT GTGGTGTTTGATCATGATG GAACTCCATTTGGTCAAACTTCTGCTTCCTCCAAACAAAGTTTTATAGCAAAAG GTCTAAATTTTCGCCATACGATGTACCCTGCATACAAGAGCAATCGCCCCCCTACACCTGATACCATAGTTCAGGGACTTCAGTACTTGAAAGCATCTATCAAAGCTATGGCTATCAAGGTCATTGAG GTTCCAGGAGTTGAAGCCGATGATGTTATTGGGACATTGGCTGTAAGAAGTGTTGATGCAGGGTTTAAG GTACGAGTTGTATCTCCTGACAAAGATTTCTTCCAGATACTTTCTCCTTCATTGCGTCTTCTACGAATTGCACCACGTGGATTTGA GATGGTTTCCTATGGAATGGAGGATTACGCAAAGAAATTTGGAACATTAAAACCTTCCCAATTTGTTGATGTCGTATCACTTGTTGGTGACAAATCTGATAATATACCAG GAATTCATGGAATTGGATATGTTCATGCTGTGCAGTTGATCACAAAATTTG GCTCACTGGAGAATTTGTTACAACATGTTGATCTTGTTGAGGAAGAACGTATTAGAAAG GCTCAGCTGCGGTCAGACCTTCCATTTTACATGGTTCCATTTGCTATAGATGATCTTGTTTTTAAGAAGCCTGAG GATGACGGTGAAAACTTTAGGAATCTCTTGACGGCTATCAGTGCGTATGCAGAAGGATTCTCAGCTGATTCCGTTGTTAAAAGAGCCACCCATTTGTGGAAAAAGCTTGAAAGATGA